One Polyangiaceae bacterium DNA window includes the following coding sequences:
- a CDS encoding protein kinase, whose protein sequence is MRRHDAQSCLHIVSSAASPQGSSASVVAAGALLANKYRVERVLGQGGMGYVVEARHITLDERVALKFLLPEYAKQPEAAARFLREARAAVKIKSEHVARVSDVGTLENGAPYMVMEFLDGADLAHTLENKGVLSIEDAIDYILQACEAIAEAHSYGIVHRDLKPANLFLAKRPDGSPLVKVLDFGISKVVGGGDHALTRTSAAMGSALYMSPEQMQETRGVDQRTDIYSMGIALFELLAGQQPFYAETLPQLCAEVLTGTPSPMSAFRSDVPPALAAVIERAYERDKNKRYQSISEFAVAMAPFAPERSRATIERLARMGGLPLPPPMRSEMSSSPAMRVPVATAPIVITATTSPGPVTSAAAMAVTAATDELPRTAMVESMPPIPDLAPASMRIEPGSYRAPISTNAATAFANATKPGTRPSTSSRSLLIGALAIGAVVAGSAIFVVSYLRTQATVTDDARVAGPSATPSVVVAPIPSAVVPVATASATTDASASATVAPDKPPDASEVPDAGPAGASTGLLGAPLKTFGTVKPPTTSKTSPPTKTKNPKDYFDER, encoded by the coding sequence GTGCGGCGGCATGACGCGCAATCTTGCCTCCACATCGTGTCTTCGGCCGCATCTCCCCAGGGCTCTTCGGCATCTGTCGTCGCGGCAGGTGCCCTTCTTGCGAACAAATACCGCGTCGAGCGAGTGCTCGGACAGGGCGGTATGGGTTATGTCGTCGAAGCTCGGCACATCACGCTCGACGAGCGCGTGGCGCTGAAGTTTTTGCTTCCCGAATACGCGAAACAGCCCGAAGCAGCGGCGCGGTTTCTCCGTGAAGCGCGCGCGGCGGTGAAGATCAAAAGCGAACACGTTGCCCGCGTATCGGATGTCGGCACGCTCGAAAACGGCGCGCCGTACATGGTGATGGAGTTTCTCGACGGCGCGGACCTCGCACATACCCTCGAAAACAAGGGCGTTCTATCGATCGAGGATGCCATCGATTACATCCTCCAAGCATGCGAAGCGATCGCCGAAGCGCACAGCTACGGCATCGTGCATCGCGATTTGAAACCGGCAAACCTTTTTCTCGCCAAACGCCCCGACGGCTCACCGCTCGTCAAAGTCCTCGATTTCGGCATCTCCAAGGTCGTCGGCGGCGGCGATCACGCGCTCACCCGCACGTCCGCCGCGATGGGCTCGGCGCTCTACATGTCGCCCGAACAGATGCAGGAGACCCGCGGCGTCGATCAACGCACCGACATTTATTCGATGGGCATCGCGCTCTTCGAGCTGCTCGCGGGACAACAACCGTTTTACGCAGAAACGTTGCCGCAGCTTTGCGCCGAAGTCCTCACGGGGACGCCTTCGCCGATGTCGGCTTTTCGGTCGGATGTTCCGCCCGCGCTCGCCGCGGTCATCGAGCGAGCGTACGAACGCGACAAAAACAAGCGTTACCAGTCCATTTCCGAGTTTGCCGTGGCCATGGCGCCGTTTGCCCCGGAACGTTCGCGCGCCACCATCGAACGTCTCGCCCGCATGGGCGGTCTTCCTTTGCCGCCGCCCATGCGAAGCGAAATGTCGTCGTCGCCGGCCATGCGTGTCCCCGTCGCGACGGCGCCCATCGTCATCACGGCGACGACGTCTCCAGGCCCCGTCACCAGCGCCGCCGCCATGGCGGTGACTGCCGCGACCGACGAGCTTCCGCGGACGGCAATGGTCGAATCCATGCCGCCCATCCCGGACCTCGCGCCCGCATCGATGCGCATCGAGCCTGGTTCGTATCGGGCCCCCATCAGCACGAATGCCGCCACCGCGTTTGCGAACGCAACGAAACCCGGCACGCGCCCCTCGACGAGCAGCCGATCGCTGCTCATCGGAGCCCTTGCCATCGGCGCCGTCGTCGCAGGGTCGGCCATCTTCGTCGTGTCCTACTTGCGCACCCAAGCAACCGTCACGGACGACGCGCGCGTCGCAGGACCATCCGCAACGCCGTCCGTCGTCGTCGCACCCATTCCCAGTGCGGTCGTGCCCGTCGCCACTGCATCAGCTACGACAGACGCAAGCGCATCGGCGACCGTCGCTCCTGACAAACCGCCGGATGCGTCCGAAGTCCCCGATGCCGGACCTGCGGGCGCGAGCACGGGATTGCTCGGAGCGCCACTCAAGACGTTTGGAACGGTAAAACCACCCACCACGTCGAAGACTTCGCCTCCGACCAAAACGAAGAACCCCAAGGATTACTTCGACGAGCGTTAG
- a CDS encoding HAMP domain-containing histidine kinase, which produces MTDGMSHPKGPSDSPHPAAHFMTSRKSDSSPPTDPDELIKYLEGELEKTRTQLLAADRLATLGTMAASIGHELNNVVAILAHTVTFVRTHAAQGKPPEPQDLAMLDRGVAHLAQHARNLLHLGTPAQDRPEIFDVMAVVNDVVTMLHVSGRTKRVNIMTHAPPEPIRVTMSRTKLEEIFVNLITNAADALVDQPPEGRIIHVEVRADHERGRARCSIEDAGCGMPPEVLDRVFETFFTTKAPGKGTGLGLWVVKTLLDAVDGTIEIESEVGKGTAVRFDIPLCSK; this is translated from the coding sequence ATGACCGACGGCATGAGTCATCCGAAAGGTCCAAGCGATTCGCCACATCCGGCGGCGCACTTCATGACGTCGCGAAAAAGTGATTCGTCACCGCCGACGGATCCCGACGAGCTCATCAAGTACCTCGAAGGCGAACTCGAGAAAACGCGGACGCAACTGCTTGCCGCCGACAGGCTCGCAACGCTCGGCACGATGGCCGCCAGCATCGGTCACGAGCTCAACAACGTCGTCGCGATTCTTGCGCACACGGTCACGTTCGTCCGGACGCACGCTGCCCAGGGCAAACCCCCCGAGCCACAGGATCTGGCGATGCTCGATCGCGGCGTCGCGCACTTGGCCCAGCACGCTCGCAACCTCTTGCACCTTGGCACGCCCGCGCAGGACCGGCCGGAGATCTTCGATGTGATGGCGGTCGTGAACGACGTGGTCACGATGCTGCACGTGTCGGGTCGGACGAAACGCGTGAACATCATGACGCATGCGCCACCCGAGCCGATACGCGTCACGATGAGCCGCACGAAGCTCGAGGAAATCTTCGTCAACCTCATCACGAACGCCGCGGATGCGCTCGTGGACCAGCCTCCCGAAGGGCGCATCATTCACGTCGAGGTGCGAGCGGATCACGAACGTGGTCGAGCTCGATGCAGCATCGAAGACGCAGGCTGCGGGATGCCGCCCGAGGTGCTCGATCGCGTATTCGAGACGTTTTTCACGACGAAAGCGCCTGGAAAAGGCACTGGCCTTGGCCTTTGGGTCGTCAAAACGCTGCTCGACGCCGTCGATGGAACCATCGAAATCGAGAGCGAAGTTGGCAAAGGAACTGCGGTTCGCTTCGATATTCCGTTGTGTTCGAAGTGA
- a CDS encoding radical SAM protein, protein MSDGSCATEPSIAERLSSRDERIHISIGAICNNNCVFCMEEDRDGRYVNNSAMTVERVRWILEQSRGAAEVCFTSGEPTTRPELPDLVGMAKSYGYSKISIMTNGRRLSHLPYAARLAKAGMNRFYVSIHGHTKKLHEGLTRTPDSFEQTVAGLQSIAQLKRFGIELHTSTVLTDRNTPHMLDIYRFLRGLGVDQVVFNVMQANGRANTYFEQIFPKYTEIAAAFRRFVADVGEERPSAFLVDIPLCTTEGIPDFNRGYVERYKHFDLGTQTPLEASQRPDRAQDGKGRGLVLVTRQDLDDAERDKRDACSTCKYDAQCEGVWRNYLKRNGWDEFVPVAQSRSAAP, encoded by the coding sequence GTGTCCGACGGTTCTTGCGCCACCGAGCCCTCCATCGCCGAGCGTCTCTCGTCACGAGATGAACGCATTCACATCTCGATCGGCGCCATCTGCAACAACAACTGCGTCTTCTGCATGGAGGAAGACCGCGACGGACGCTACGTCAACAACTCCGCGATGACGGTCGAGCGCGTCCGCTGGATCCTCGAGCAAAGCCGCGGAGCTGCCGAAGTTTGCTTCACCTCGGGCGAACCCACGACGCGCCCCGAATTGCCAGACCTCGTGGGCATGGCCAAGTCCTACGGCTACTCGAAAATCAGCATCATGACGAACGGCAGACGCCTGTCGCATCTGCCCTACGCAGCGCGCCTCGCGAAAGCCGGCATGAACCGCTTTTACGTTTCGATCCACGGCCACACGAAGAAGCTTCACGAGGGGCTCACGCGCACGCCGGATAGCTTCGAACAGACCGTGGCTGGCCTGCAGTCGATCGCGCAGCTCAAGCGGTTCGGCATCGAGCTGCACACGTCGACGGTGCTCACGGACCGGAACACGCCGCACATGCTCGACATTTATCGATTCTTGCGAGGTCTTGGTGTCGATCAAGTCGTGTTCAACGTGATGCAAGCGAACGGCCGCGCCAATACGTACTTCGAGCAGATTTTCCCGAAATACACGGAAATTGCCGCGGCATTTCGCAGGTTTGTCGCCGACGTCGGGGAAGAACGGCCGAGCGCATTTCTCGTGGACATCCCCCTTTGCACGACCGAAGGCATCCCCGACTTCAACCGCGGCTACGTCGAACGGTACAAACACTTCGACTTGGGAACGCAAACGCCGCTCGAAGCATCACAACGGCCAGACCGAGCGCAAGATGGCAAGGGGCGCGGACTCGTGCTCGTCACGAGGCAGGATCTCGACGATGCGGAACGTGACAAACGCGATGCGTGCAGCACCTGCAAGTACGACGCTCAGTGCGAAGGCGTTTGGCGCAACTACCTCAAGCGCAACGGATGGGACGAATTCGTGCCCGTCGCGCAGTCGCGCTCGGCCGCTCCGTGA
- a CDS encoding CBS domain-containing protein, whose product MSKAIPKIQKYMTTVPICIGRTDTIAEAHKVMRAHDIRHLPVVEGEKLAGIVTQRDLHLIETLKDVDAEKVTVEDAMTTNLYTVSPDAPLDEVVAEMAEQKYGSAVVVQNHRVVGVFTTIDAMLAFSDLLKSRLVH is encoded by the coding sequence ATGTCCAAGGCGATCCCGAAGATTCAGAAGTACATGACGACGGTTCCGATTTGCATCGGCCGGACGGATACGATTGCCGAGGCGCACAAGGTGATGCGTGCGCACGACATTCGGCACTTGCCGGTCGTCGAGGGAGAGAAGCTCGCTGGCATCGTGACGCAGCGGGATTTGCATCTCATCGAGACGTTGAAGGACGTCGATGCGGAGAAGGTCACGGTCGAAGATGCCATGACGACCAACTTGTACACGGTTTCACCCGACGCACCGCTCGACGAAGTGGTTGCGGAGATGGCCGAGCAGAAGTACGGATCGGCGGTTGTCGTGCAAAACCACAGGGTCGTAGGCGTGTTTACGACGATCGACGCGATGCTTGCATTCTCCGACCTTTTGAAGAGCCGCCTCGTGCACTGA
- a CDS encoding TSUP family transporter, whose product MLGWLPLFGVLAGALTSMAGLGGGILLLLGLSVVLGPAVALASTAPAMLVGNLHRLWMLRSEVDGSIAKGFAWGAVPGSFVGGLAVASMPDVVLRWLMLVMTAAALGRAVGLYTWRPRAWAMVPAGAGIGAISAAAGGAGLLVGPLFLAAGLTGKRFVATIAAAAVALHVGRVVAYGMGGLMTEETLVRGAVLTVSVIVGNVIGLSLRDRVLNDVRAQRLELGALLVCVGLSVFGVGKG is encoded by the coding sequence GTGCTTGGTTGGTTGCCGCTTTTTGGAGTGCTTGCGGGTGCGTTGACGAGCATGGCGGGGCTTGGGGGCGGCATTTTGCTTCTTTTGGGTTTGTCGGTGGTGCTTGGGCCGGCGGTGGCCTTGGCGTCGACGGCGCCGGCGATGCTCGTGGGCAACTTGCATCGTTTGTGGATGCTTCGTTCCGAGGTGGATGGTTCGATTGCGAAGGGATTTGCGTGGGGGGCGGTTCCGGGCAGTTTTGTTGGAGGGCTTGCGGTGGCATCGATGCCGGACGTGGTGTTGCGCTGGCTGATGCTTGTGATGACGGCGGCGGCGTTGGGGAGGGCGGTTGGGCTTTACACGTGGCGGCCGCGGGCGTGGGCGATGGTGCCGGCTGGAGCTGGGATTGGAGCGATCAGTGCGGCGGCTGGAGGAGCGGGTCTGTTGGTGGGGCCGCTGTTCTTAGCGGCGGGGCTTACGGGGAAGCGCTTCGTGGCGACGATTGCAGCGGCGGCGGTGGCGCTGCATGTGGGGCGCGTGGTTGCGTATGGGATGGGCGGGTTGATGACGGAGGAGACGCTTGTTCGGGGGGCGGTGCTGACGGTGAGTGTGATCGTGGGCAACGTGATTGGGCTTTCGTTGCGGGATCGAGTGTTGAACGATGTACGTGCGCAGCGATTGGAGCTTGGTGCGCTGCTCGTGTGTGTGGGGCTGAGTGTTTTTGGGGTGGGGAAGGGGTAG
- a CDS encoding VanZ family protein, whose product MCVALFFFYLWGVCNYAICPLPIDADLIEWMSSVQRWDERLNLRPRLLLDLLYHWRDADVFWNVVLGIPFGLGLPFVVSDKYRTMKHVIAFAFAFAAGLELMQLGISLAFYGFPYRSIDIEDVVFVFVGAVLGAMCTWIGAVIYRRIGWNRGALVPVWNHFHDVFCSFGA is encoded by the coding sequence GTGTGTGTCGCGTTATTCTTCTTCTACCTTTGGGGAGTCTGCAATTATGCGATTTGCCCTCTTCCCATCGATGCCGACCTCATCGAATGGATGAGCAGCGTGCAAAGGTGGGACGAACGGCTCAATTTGAGGCCGCGTCTTCTATTGGATTTGCTCTATCACTGGCGTGATGCTGACGTCTTCTGGAACGTGGTGCTTGGTATTCCATTTGGATTGGGGTTGCCATTCGTCGTGTCGGACAAGTATCGAACGATGAAACACGTCATTGCTTTTGCCTTTGCGTTTGCGGCTGGCTTGGAATTGATGCAGCTCGGTATTAGTTTGGCATTTTATGGTTTTCCCTACCGCAGTATCGATATTGAGGATGTCGTATTTGTTTTCGTTGGGGCCGTCCTCGGCGCCATGTGCACTTGGATAGGTGCTGTCATCTATCGCCGTATCGGATGGAATCGTGGTGCGCTCGTGCCTGTTTGGAATCACTTTCATGATGTGTTTTGCAGTTTCGGCGCATGA
- a CDS encoding helix-turn-helix transcriptional regulator produces the protein MGARIRKLRMEQGLSLRDFGKQACVHPFHVMAIKLGQLATNIKVLRAIAKALGIASLDLLNCDTANDDIGHLVELIRNRPDCVRKVMLKVRPIVEN, from the coding sequence ATGGGCGCGAGGATCCGCAAATTGCGTATGGAGCAGGGACTATCGCTGCGCGATTTCGGAAAGCAGGCGTGTGTGCACCCGTTTCACGTCATGGCGATCAAGCTGGGGCAGTTGGCGACAAATATCAAGGTGCTACGGGCCATCGCAAAGGCACTCGGAATCGCTTCGCTCGACCTTTTGAACTGCGACACTGCAAACGACGATATCGGGCACCTTGTTGAGCTGATACGCAACCGGCCCGATTGCGTGCGGAAAGTCATGCTCAAGGTACGGCCGATCGTGGAGAACTGA
- a CDS encoding sugar transferase, translating to MPNSPRSPSTAPTELARRAFDISFALIGCNIFAPFFLIASALIKLDDGGPVLFRQERVGRGRRRFSILKFRTMRKGKVTRVGAWLRATGLDETAQFLNVLRGDMSMVGPRPLTQADIERLGWTRKEHDSRWDVNPGITGLAQLFGPKFARGTLRFDKLYAAKRSAWLDTQLIAASFVVNIVGKQRTRGWLWKLRAVRRRTAMIYFKRNR from the coding sequence ATGCCGAACTCCCCTCGCTCGCCCTCGACGGCACCGACCGAACTTGCACGGCGCGCCTTCGATATCAGCTTCGCGCTCATCGGCTGTAACATCTTCGCACCATTCTTTCTGATCGCCTCCGCGCTCATCAAGCTCGACGACGGAGGCCCAGTGCTCTTCCGACAAGAACGCGTCGGACGCGGGCGACGGCGCTTTTCAATCCTCAAGTTTCGCACGATGCGCAAAGGAAAGGTAACACGTGTCGGCGCGTGGCTCCGCGCAACAGGGCTCGATGAAACTGCCCAATTCCTGAACGTGCTCCGCGGCGATATGAGCATGGTCGGGCCGCGACCCCTCACCCAGGCCGATATCGAACGCCTCGGCTGGACCCGAAAAGAACACGATTCACGCTGGGACGTGAACCCGGGTATCACGGGCCTCGCCCAGCTCTTCGGTCCCAAATTCGCGCGCGGGACGCTGCGGTTCGATAAGCTCTATGCAGCGAAGCGCTCGGCTTGGCTCGATACGCAGCTCATCGCCGCGTCGTTTGTCGTGAACATCGTGGGCAAACAGCGAACACGAGGGTGGCTATGGAAGCTGCGCGCCGTCAGAAGGCGCACGGCCATGATATATTTCAAACGGAATCGATGA
- a CDS encoding radical SAM protein yields MNATRGCHNRCGFCYLATDGLRMPYRMRDPEQIAAEIRNDGQPYAVFTDNNLGSNKKYLHKLCEALRPLEKIWSAAVTLDVTDDPSLVRAMALSGCTGVFIGFESLSDDNIKESRKKMPRAADYARRVRMLHENGIQVNGSFVLGFDHDHRDTFATRAEWIEDTRLECATFHILTPYPGTPLFRQMEAEGRLLHKDYSLYDTAHVVFQPKNMTPEDLAQGYAWLYQRLFSHASIWQRRPSDANAILPYLGMSYLYKRSNPIWHLLIRSKLTRAVWSPLVEWTRRRHITFRERLAALPIEGPACVEAKPNAAPRPRSLTVISAGL; encoded by the coding sequence GTGAATGCAACGCGCGGCTGCCATAACCGCTGCGGATTCTGCTACCTGGCCACCGATGGATTGCGAATGCCGTACCGAATGCGCGATCCCGAGCAAATCGCCGCGGAAATCAGAAACGACGGCCAGCCTTATGCCGTTTTCACCGACAACAACCTCGGCTCGAACAAGAAATATCTCCATAAACTCTGCGAGGCCCTGCGTCCCCTCGAAAAGATATGGAGCGCCGCCGTCACGCTCGACGTGACGGATGACCCATCGCTCGTCCGAGCCATGGCCCTTTCTGGTTGCACGGGCGTATTCATCGGCTTCGAATCGCTCTCCGACGACAACATCAAAGAATCCCGAAAAAAGATGCCGCGCGCCGCGGATTATGCGCGGCGCGTCCGAATGCTGCACGAAAACGGTATTCAAGTCAATGGCAGTTTTGTTCTTGGCTTCGACCACGACCATCGAGATACCTTCGCCACGCGCGCCGAATGGATCGAAGACACGCGCCTCGAATGTGCGACGTTCCATATCCTGACCCCATACCCGGGGACGCCACTGTTTCGACAAATGGAGGCCGAGGGCCGGCTGCTCCACAAAGACTACAGCCTCTACGACACGGCGCACGTCGTTTTTCAGCCCAAAAACATGACGCCCGAAGACCTCGCGCAAGGCTACGCATGGCTCTACCAGCGCCTTTTCTCGCACGCATCGATATGGCAGCGCCGTCCTTCGGATGCCAATGCGATCCTGCCGTACCTCGGAATGAGCTACCTCTACAAACGCTCGAATCCAATATGGCACCTGCTCATCCGCTCGAAGCTCACGCGCGCCGTCTGGTCCCCGCTCGTCGAATGGACCAGACGCCGCCACATCACCTTCCGCGAACGCCTCGCAGCGCTCCCGATTGAAGGGCCAGCGTGCGTTGAAGCAAAGCCCAATGCTGCGCCGAGACCAAGGAGCCTCACGGTCATATCGGCAGGGCTCTGA
- a CDS encoding mechanosensitive ion channel translates to MQWFWLLSAPLAGWIAGATIMYVLEKITHRTETEWDEQLAKRLRAPARLIAVVLCERAALVAVELPASTEAGVERALSSALVVGLAWAVNRSLEVLTNELARRYEAAVSDAATARAARTRVLVLRRVLSVLVTLVAAALVLTQFELARQIGVSLLASAGIAGVVLGFAAQRSIATLLAGLQISIAQPVRIGDVVIIEGEWGTIEEITLTFVVVRVWDERRLVLPIGQLLEKPFQNWTRKSPQLMGTVFVYADYTVPIDALRAEVRRACESDPDWDGRVASLVVFDSEPTVLKLRAVVSAPMPINCGICAVACVKSSCNSFNRSRADGIYLELASNRPLQSAKRITLPIPFRGR, encoded by the coding sequence ATGCAATGGTTTTGGCTGCTTTCGGCGCCTCTGGCAGGCTGGATCGCTGGCGCGACGATCATGTACGTGCTCGAGAAGATCACGCACAGGACCGAGACGGAGTGGGACGAACAGCTCGCAAAGAGGCTGCGAGCACCCGCGCGCCTCATCGCGGTGGTTTTGTGCGAGCGAGCAGCACTCGTGGCGGTGGAGTTGCCTGCATCGACGGAAGCGGGCGTGGAGCGGGCATTGTCGTCGGCGCTCGTGGTGGGATTGGCGTGGGCGGTAAATCGGTCGCTCGAAGTGCTGACGAACGAATTGGCGCGCCGTTACGAAGCCGCCGTGTCCGATGCGGCTACGGCGCGAGCGGCGCGAACGCGCGTGCTGGTCCTGCGCCGCGTGCTCAGTGTGCTCGTGACGCTCGTGGCAGCGGCGCTCGTGCTGACGCAATTCGAGCTCGCGCGCCAGATTGGCGTATCGCTCTTGGCGTCCGCAGGCATTGCCGGCGTGGTGCTCGGATTCGCCGCGCAGCGATCGATTGCAACGCTCTTGGCAGGACTTCAGATATCCATTGCGCAACCCGTACGCATCGGAGACGTCGTCATCATCGAAGGCGAATGGGGGACCATCGAAGAAATCACGTTGACCTTCGTCGTGGTGCGCGTTTGGGACGAGCGACGTTTGGTGCTTCCCATCGGCCAACTACTCGAAAAACCGTTTCAAAACTGGACTCGAAAGTCGCCCCAATTGATGGGGACCGTCTTCGTGTATGCCGACTACACGGTCCCGATCGATGCATTGCGTGCGGAAGTTCGGCGCGCATGCGAAAGCGATCCTGATTGGGATGGTCGCGTCGCGAGCCTCGTCGTCTTCGATTCGGAGCCCACCGTATTGAAATTGCGCGCGGTGGTGTCGGCCCCGATGCCGATAAATTGTGGGATTTGCGCTGTCGCGTGCGTGAAAAGCTCGTGCAATTCCTTCAATCGCTCGAGGGCGGACGGTATTTACCTCGAGCTCGCCTCGAATCGACCTTTGCAGTCGGCGAAACGAATCACATTGCCGATCCCATTTCGAGGGCGATGA
- a CDS encoding AHH domain-containing protein yields the protein MRTMMLFLRSIFLWCALRRTSFGLLILGLFLAISTPACSSTLPREPPVNTCDTLGGKSGAPYCLPPPGFFCERNPAKPTNPRNGRGQKAYLGQFQLLPSKQGLGINQPTCPQNATRSLQDYEWKIAHKIAKDFGHRVGVVLTECERITENLARMPDNLIAGYNFEDPEKLEAEFLICAKALDDIETPPVYDDPWLAGAAWRGFNTGYGEGADEVWRRVMLIEFATAIVESAIMAGLPLLEVAVTRGIRLSLIALRRMPVFIPGAVGGLGAGVFLKGAPRAVAKVVATGSARALGRNMKRAGMKRLAGEFAHHIVAHGADKAKDALKILQKFGIGVDDAVNGVYLPGHSKSPNPLGKAVHSKVHTDAYYDAVNNLLKNVKTKGDVIQSLRFIAGQLERGIMP from the coding sequence ATGCGAACGATGATGCTTTTCTTGCGCAGCATCTTTCTTTGGTGCGCACTTCGTCGCACGAGCTTCGGCTTGCTGATTTTGGGTCTCTTTTTGGCGATATCGACGCCCGCGTGTTCATCGACGCTACCACGAGAGCCTCCCGTCAATACATGCGACACGCTCGGTGGCAAGTCCGGTGCGCCGTATTGTTTGCCGCCGCCGGGTTTCTTTTGCGAACGCAATCCTGCGAAACCGACAAACCCTCGGAATGGACGAGGGCAAAAGGCTTATTTGGGTCAGTTTCAGCTTCTCCCGTCGAAACAGGGTTTGGGCATCAATCAACCGACATGCCCACAGAATGCGACGCGATCGCTTCAAGACTACGAATGGAAAATTGCGCATAAGATTGCCAAGGATTTTGGTCATCGCGTGGGTGTCGTGTTGACCGAATGCGAGAGGATTACGGAGAATCTCGCGCGTATGCCGGACAATCTCATTGCCGGCTACAACTTTGAGGATCCCGAGAAACTCGAAGCGGAATTTTTGATATGCGCCAAGGCACTCGACGACATCGAGACGCCTCCGGTGTACGACGATCCATGGCTTGCGGGGGCGGCGTGGCGAGGGTTCAACACGGGCTACGGCGAGGGGGCCGACGAGGTTTGGCGTCGGGTGATGTTGATCGAGTTCGCGACGGCCATTGTGGAATCGGCGATCATGGCAGGCCTACCGCTCCTCGAAGTGGCCGTGACGCGCGGAATTCGGCTTTCTTTGATCGCCCTGCGCCGAATGCCCGTTTTCATTCCAGGCGCCGTGGGTGGGCTCGGTGCAGGGGTTTTTCTCAAGGGCGCGCCGCGTGCTGTCGCCAAAGTGGTCGCGACGGGTTCGGCGCGGGCGCTCGGGCGTAACATGAAGCGGGCAGGCATGAAAAGACTGGCTGGCGAGTTTGCCCATCACATCGTCGCGCACGGTGCGGACAAGGCGAAGGACGCACTCAAGATCCTCCAAAAATTTGGTATCGGTGTTGACGATGCGGTCAATGGGGTGTATCTGCCCGGTCATTCCAAATCGCCAAACCCACTTGGAAAGGCGGTGCACTCGAAGGTGCATACGGACGCGTATTATGATGCGGTGAACAACTTGCTAAAGAACGTGAAGACAAAGGGGGATGTTATCCAAAGCCTGCGATTCATTGCGGGCCAGCTCGAGAGAGGAATCATGCCATGA